A single genomic interval of Metasolibacillus fluoroglycofenilyticus harbors:
- a CDS encoding dihydrofolate reductase family protein, producing MQNNERKIILDLAITLDGFIEGKNGEIDWCIMDSDMEFSHFLSNIDTILYGRKSYDLWGHYTPDTNDDEEKQFWALVHSKEKYVFSKTKQQDHSKAVFIQENIAEEMQALKKKTGKNIWLYGGASLITAFIDLGLIDEFRLSIHPVVLGEGKPLFTNVTEKINLKLVNTRTFSSGVVQLIYHNN from the coding sequence ATGCAAAACAATGAAAGAAAAATTATTTTAGATTTAGCAATCACATTAGATGGCTTCATTGAAGGAAAAAATGGAGAAATAGATTGGTGTATTATGGATTCCGATATGGAGTTCTCACACTTTTTAAGCAATATCGACACAATTTTGTATGGTAGAAAAAGCTATGATTTGTGGGGACACTATACGCCTGATACAAATGATGATGAAGAGAAGCAATTTTGGGCACTTGTTCATAGTAAAGAAAAATACGTTTTTTCAAAAACGAAACAACAAGACCATAGCAAAGCTGTTTTTATTCAAGAAAATATTGCCGAGGAAATGCAGGCATTAAAAAAGAAAACTGGCAAAAATATTTGGCTCTATGGTGGAGCAAGTCTCATTACAGCATTCATTGATTTAGGGCTTATAGATGAATTTCGATTATCCATTCATCCTGTTGTTTTAGGGGAAGGTAAGCCATTATTCACAAATGTTACAGAAAAAATAAATTTAAAGCTTGTTAACACAAGAACATTTTCATCTGGCGTTGTACAATTAATATATCATAACAATTAA
- a CDS encoding glycerophosphoryl diester phosphodiesterase membrane domain-containing protein: MERILRVIRLVFRNIYTYRVDYIRVFLGIRLFQLLIALPSISLLLTATLHLLSIDSITEENIIQLFAHPLFLFVIALMILIVLLFIYYEMGLLILLAYHQQRGIPYTLRQLWRRLNKKVVYFISFETGLLFLYVVLVMPLISSILPSTITQSLSIPDFIVDELMTSSQGRLLYIIGIALLFLISLRFILTMPYFTVYQWTTILQAVKLSWQFSQRRLVELVGMLGLILIMHLSLTVILLGLTFVPLFVIERLIPDLALVTAAFTLTFAQGLLLLLFTLLQALFSQLVVVVGFRLTHDKPVALHNESFRETIMHWTIVCTIFVYFLMSGVQVINLEKTLYEPETKVIAHRGFMEQGVENTMSSLIASVEAGADIVEIDIQQTKDGKFVVFHDPTLMRMAGRKEAVYQMALDELTNTTVRAGKLRDKIPSLEEMLQKSEELNIQLLIEIKPHGHETDDYLQQFIELLLYYDALEKHYVQSIDSAVIWRLNELEPRLKVGLVFALYIGKFPPVKADFIALQQDVASGRMIEQVKRNEMELFIWTVNAERDIQYFLEHGVDGIITNHPDKAKNSRTMLSNETYFLKRIYNKLTILF; the protein is encoded by the coding sequence ATGGAGCGCATTTTACGCGTAATTCGACTTGTTTTTCGCAATATTTATACGTACCGAGTAGATTATATCCGGGTCTTTTTAGGGATTCGGCTATTTCAATTACTCATTGCATTGCCGTCGATTTCACTGCTGTTGACTGCAACATTGCATCTTTTAAGTATAGATAGTATTACAGAGGAAAATATTATCCAGCTATTTGCTCATCCATTATTTTTATTTGTCATAGCACTAATGATTTTAATTGTTTTATTGTTTATTTATTATGAAATGGGTTTGCTTATTTTGCTTGCCTACCATCAGCAAAGAGGAATACCGTATACATTACGGCAGCTATGGCGTCGATTAAACAAAAAGGTTGTTTATTTTATTAGCTTTGAAACAGGCTTACTATTTCTATATGTGGTACTCGTCATGCCACTCATTTCTTCTATACTACCATCTACGATTACACAAAGTTTAAGTATCCCAGATTTTATCGTGGATGAATTAATGACATCTTCACAGGGGCGGCTTTTATATATAATTGGAATCGCATTATTATTTTTAATTAGTTTGCGCTTTATTTTGACGATGCCGTATTTTACAGTATATCAATGGACAACAATTTTACAGGCTGTAAAATTAAGCTGGCAATTTTCGCAACGCAGATTGGTTGAACTTGTCGGCATGCTCGGGTTGATACTTATAATGCATTTAAGCTTAACTGTTATTTTATTAGGGTTAACCTTTGTACCTTTATTTGTTATTGAGCGATTAATCCCAGACCTGGCACTTGTCACAGCCGCCTTTACATTAACTTTTGCACAGGGCTTACTATTGCTTTTATTTACTTTATTACAAGCGCTTTTTTCACAGCTCGTTGTTGTCGTTGGCTTTCGTCTAACACATGATAAACCAGTGGCGCTGCATAACGAATCATTTCGTGAAACGATTATGCATTGGACGATTGTTTGTACTATTTTTGTTTATTTTTTAATGAGTGGTGTGCAAGTAATTAATTTAGAAAAAACACTCTACGAGCCAGAGACAAAGGTTATTGCGCATCGGGGCTTTATGGAGCAGGGTGTGGAAAATACAATGAGTTCCCTTATTGCATCTGTGGAAGCAGGGGCAGATATAGTGGAAATTGATATACAGCAAACAAAGGATGGAAAGTTTGTCGTTTTTCATGACCCTACATTGATGAGAATGGCTGGTCGGAAGGAAGCAGTATACCAAATGGCGTTAGATGAGCTAACGAATACGACTGTAAGAGCGGGTAAATTGCGTGATAAAATTCCCTCTTTAGAAGAAATGTTGCAAAAAAGTGAGGAGCTTAATATTCAATTATTAATTGAAATAAAGCCACATGGACATGAGACAGATGATTATTTACAGCAGTTCATTGAGCTCCTTTTATATTATGACGCATTGGAAAAGCATTATGTCCAATCAATTGATAGCGCGGTTATTTGGAGATTAAACGAATTAGAGCCACGCTTAAAAGTGGGGCTTGTCTTTGCGCTTTATATTGGAAAATTCCCGCCTGTAAAAGCAGATTTTATTGCATTACAGCAGGATGTGGCATCAGGTCGCATGATTGAGCAAGTTAAGCGTAATGAAATGGAATTGTTTATTTGGACAGTTAATGCTGAGCGTGATATTCAATATTTTTTAGAGCATGGTGTTGATGGAATCATTACAAATCATCCAGATAAAGCAAAAAATAGCCGTACAATGCTAAGTAACGAAACATATTTTTTAAAACGAATTTATAATAAATTAACGATATTATTTTAA
- a CDS encoding tubby C-terminal domain-like protein codes for MNQYMYQLSGNIASTEKNPIVSANGEQVAYVARIYSNRLKRLLDGYFDYRYFLTYEIIDLSGNVTFRISKKFRRGKLWFEAFSYSKQERYTITYENWRVGLPELAIHWPGGIMKIDKQMEGWSTFTVNDEIIARWQAVYVEAEDVFQVVLQIEPDSPVQQMDFFVAISQAALFIGS; via the coding sequence ATGAATCAATATATGTACCAATTATCAGGAAATATTGCATCGACAGAAAAAAATCCGATAGTTAGCGCAAATGGTGAGCAAGTAGCTTATGTCGCACGCATCTATAGCAACCGATTAAAGCGATTACTGGATGGCTATTTTGATTATCGTTATTTTTTAACGTATGAAATCATCGATTTAAGCGGCAATGTAACATTTCGTATTTCCAAAAAATTTCGCCGTGGTAAACTATGGTTTGAGGCGTTTTCTTATAGTAAGCAGGAACGTTATACAATAACGTACGAAAATTGGCGTGTTGGTCTGCCAGAGCTAGCTATTCATTGGCCCGGTGGCATAATGAAAATTGATAAGCAAATGGAAGGTTGGTCGACCTTTACAGTAAATGACGAGATTATTGCCCGCTGGCAGGCAGTCTATGTAGAAGCAGAGGACGTTTTTCAAGTAGTGCTGCAAATTGAGCCAGATAGTCCTGTGCAGCAGATGGATTTTTTTGTCGCAATTAGCCAAGCCGCATTATTTATAGGTTCTTAA
- a CDS encoding thymidylate synthase, producing MNVIFALTATGEQLLETVSTDVAGLLAAVQGESVTFPSGSYQYDFHALDHYEEGGAYRQELVIYLK from the coding sequence ATGAATGTTATTTTTGCATTAACAGCAACAGGGGAACAGCTTTTAGAAACGGTATCAACAGATGTTGCAGGGCTCTTAGCAGCCGTTCAAGGAGAGAGCGTAACATTTCCCTCCGGTAGCTATCAGTATGATTTTCATGCATTAGACCATTATGAGGAGGGGGGTGCATATCGTCAGGAGCTTGTGATTTATCTAAAATGA
- a CDS encoding CotY/CotZ family spore coat protein has protein sequence MDEQQNCLCDVLKEILHFQNLIEHTWTKHFNYLLLKIVGSDTIPIALLTRRGTHLQLTDYESGFTTCYFRIENIDVSNNLLTVSFLCPMSIEGEPIMRAEEMVTLKKTNREATINIATLSGVQLFSTSLLSANIFVESKW, from the coding sequence TTGGACGAACAACAAAATTGTTTATGTGACGTGCTAAAGGAAATATTGCATTTTCAAAATTTAATCGAGCATACTTGGACAAAGCATTTTAATTATTTATTATTGAAAATTGTCGGTAGCGATACAATTCCAATTGCGCTATTGACGAGGCGAGGTACGCATTTGCAGCTAACGGATTATGAAAGTGGCTTTACGACCTGTTATTTTCGCATCGAAAATATTGATGTTTCAAATAACCTATTAACTGTTTCTTTTTTATGCCCAATGTCAATAGAGGGCGAGCCGATTATGCGGGCTGAAGAAATGGTCACGCTAAAAAAGACGAACAGGGAAGCAACGATTAATATTGCGACACTTTCAGGTGTTCAGCTTTTTTCTACTTCATTGTTAAGTGCGAATATTTTCGTTGAATCAAAGTGGTGA
- a CDS encoding YheC/YheD family protein, whose amino-acid sequence MTTIGMLHHRKDPTTVLKSYAFAAVAKVEGVDFFYFTPKSVNFTRKTILAQVYENGAWYEKECPFPDVIYNAGSPEKLAVSKDIIGKLRKEIPFTTNSIGNKWNVAKRLLAYKDFAKYIIPTEIIQKTETVHQHLAKYPTIAFKPIDGRKGKGIYFISKEGTSYTVKHNSTVTKYTKTQLDALLAQQLATGTFIVQPYIRSVTKSGLVFDFRLHVQKNGDGNWVVTTVYPRVAPAGSLIPNINNGGYTNYLEPFLQQEFAEQAYDLKRTLEHFSLSLARHLEHIQIQEFGELIDEIGVDVGLDQNMRLWIYEVNWRPGCPPTFYLELDVVKNTIRYAKYLADNKQVLAKARQAKRVHKAQQQEQLVTKPIAKSQVRPSDMPIIAITGSAGKTTTKAFLSSILRTKWSTFESKDYWNTTEHTKKHAMELANGYEAAVLEYGMAYKGVITEHCRILKPTMSIVTNVGLAHVGNFDGDVKQVALAKSELIQGMDQHGVLVINKDDFNSNYLTLKQFKGKIITVGIHSDADYRAYNVRYKEDGMTFKIKLRGKEISLFIPILGEHHVYNALNAIALADYLQFSPQEIKQGLVFKKPPRRLTLYHCKRAITLIDDTVHSHPQGVKAAIDVLSSIAKRRKVAIIGQMRELGDLREAEYKKVGEYITEQGIDIFITYGFRTEEMNAAAKAKGFNPKNMYHFTNKEQLHDLLEKIIKQGDTILIKGASKTNMFETVKFLADLYEGK is encoded by the coding sequence TTGACGACGATTGGCATGCTACACCATCGGAAAGACCCAACAACGGTGTTAAAATCATATGCCTTTGCTGCTGTGGCAAAGGTAGAAGGTGTTGACTTTTTTTATTTCACACCGAAAAGCGTTAATTTTACGAGGAAAACTATATTGGCCCAAGTGTATGAAAATGGCGCATGGTATGAAAAGGAATGCCCTTTTCCAGACGTTATTTACAATGCAGGAAGCCCAGAAAAACTTGCTGTGTCAAAGGATATAATAGGGAAGCTGCGCAAGGAAATTCCTTTTACAACGAATTCTATCGGCAATAAGTGGAATGTGGCAAAGCGTTTACTTGCGTATAAGGATTTTGCTAAATACATTATCCCAACAGAAATTATTCAGAAGACGGAAACTGTTCATCAGCATTTGGCGAAATATCCGACTATTGCTTTTAAGCCAATAGATGGGCGTAAAGGAAAGGGAATTTATTTCATTTCAAAAGAAGGTACGAGTTACACAGTTAAACATAATAGTACAGTAACGAAATATACAAAAACACAGCTTGATGCATTATTAGCACAACAGCTAGCAACAGGCACATTTATTGTTCAGCCTTATATCCGCTCAGTTACAAAATCAGGCTTAGTGTTTGATTTTCGCTTGCATGTCCAAAAAAATGGGGATGGCAATTGGGTAGTGACAACGGTTTATCCACGCGTAGCTCCGGCAGGTAGTTTAATTCCTAACATTAATAATGGCGGCTATACAAATTATTTAGAGCCTTTTTTACAGCAGGAGTTTGCGGAGCAAGCCTATGATTTAAAGCGTACATTAGAGCATTTTTCATTATCGCTAGCCAGACACTTAGAGCACATTCAAATACAGGAGTTTGGTGAACTCATCGATGAAATTGGGGTCGATGTCGGTTTAGACCAAAATATGAGGCTTTGGATTTATGAAGTGAATTGGCGTCCCGGCTGTCCACCAACGTTTTATTTAGAGCTTGATGTTGTGAAAAATACGATTCGTTATGCTAAATATTTAGCGGACAACAAGCAAGTTTTAGCAAAGGCAAGACAGGCGAAGCGGGTGCATAAAGCACAGCAACAGGAGCAATTAGTGACAAAGCCAATTGCAAAATCGCAGGTGCGTCCTAGCGATATGCCGATTATTGCGATTACAGGGAGTGCAGGTAAAACAACAACAAAGGCATTCCTATCCTCTATTTTACGAACAAAATGGTCGACCTTTGAATCAAAGGATTATTGGAATACGACAGAGCATACAAAAAAGCACGCAATGGAGCTAGCGAATGGCTATGAGGCAGCCGTTTTAGAGTATGGAATGGCGTACAAAGGTGTTATTACTGAGCATTGTCGCATACTTAAGCCTACAATGAGTATTGTAACAAATGTCGGCTTAGCGCATGTCGGGAATTTTGATGGCGATGTAAAGCAAGTGGCACTCGCTAAATCCGAATTAATTCAAGGAATGGATCAGCATGGGGTGCTCGTTATTAATAAAGATGATTTCAATTCTAACTATTTAACACTAAAGCAATTTAAAGGAAAAATAATAACTGTAGGCATTCATTCTGATGCGGATTATAGGGCGTATAATGTGCGCTATAAAGAGGATGGCATGACGTTTAAAATCAAGCTACGCGGTAAGGAAATCTCACTCTTTATTCCAATTTTAGGGGAGCACCATGTATACAATGCATTGAATGCTATTGCACTTGCTGATTATTTACAGTTTAGCCCTCAGGAAATTAAGCAAGGCTTAGTCTTCAAAAAGCCACCTCGCCGCTTGACACTTTATCATTGCAAGCGGGCGATTACGCTTATTGATGATACGGTGCACTCGCACCCACAAGGGGTAAAGGCAGCAATTGATGTATTGTCGTCCATTGCAAAACGTCGAAAAGTTGCCATTATTGGTCAAATGCGAGAGCTTGGTGATTTGCGAGAGGCGGAGTATAAAAAGGTGGGAGAATATATAACAGAGCAAGGCATCGATATTTTTATTACGTATGGCTTCCGCACGGAGGAAATGAATGCAGCGGCGAAGGCAAAAGGCTTTAATCCCAAAAATATGTATCATTTTACAAACAAAGAGCAGTTACATGATTTGTTAGAAAAAATTATTAAGCAAGGTGACACAATCCTCATTAAAGGGGCTAGTAAAACAAATATGTTTGAAACCGTCAAGTTTTTAGCGGATTTATACGAGGGGAAATAG
- a CDS encoding ATP-grasp domain-containing protein has protein sequence MKTIVFIGTNKSGSSREAIKAAESLGYFTVLFTNNEKQFLQRKEYADVHKMVLVDITNMNAMRKAILTLQQTQLTIISIVSFTDPYVHTASLLCDEFCQNYAQSEAIATMENKEATRQYLQKFEFTPKFTILQADNVSELPKMSFPLIVKSPKSTGSKDVLYALNKKQLNQHITALQEKYPKDTIMIEEYIDGPQYLVETIIHNGQPHLIAVIEQDITQGKRFIITGYTVLAHIPAKMQEDLQNIVESITTAFQLKNGAMHLELRHTKAGWKLIEINPRISGGAMNHMLQAAFGFSLVQETLKLLIGEKPNIEPLHHHFVYTKYLVVERKGVLERVTGRNKAKSSPGVVDVYIKPRRGTVLIPPLSMGHRYAYVIATGRTKHEAKRNAYSAAKKIHFHLKSIQ, from the coding sequence GTGAAAACGATTGTTTTTATTGGAACAAACAAAAGTGGCTCGAGTCGTGAAGCAATTAAAGCTGCTGAAAGTCTCGGCTATTTTACCGTTCTTTTTACAAATAATGAAAAGCAATTCCTGCAAAGAAAGGAATATGCTGATGTGCATAAAATGGTGTTAGTCGATATCACAAATATGAATGCCATGAGAAAGGCGATACTCACTTTACAGCAAACCCAGCTAACGATTATTAGCATCGTCAGCTTTACAGACCCTTACGTGCACACAGCCTCTCTATTATGCGATGAATTTTGTCAAAACTATGCGCAATCGGAAGCGATTGCAACGATGGAAAACAAAGAGGCGACAAGACAGTACTTACAAAAGTTCGAATTTACACCGAAATTTACAATATTACAGGCAGATAATGTGAGTGAGCTTCCTAAAATGAGCTTCCCTCTTATCGTCAAATCCCCCAAATCGACTGGTTCGAAGGATGTTCTTTACGCACTAAACAAAAAGCAATTAAATCAGCACATCACAGCGCTGCAAGAAAAATATCCGAAGGACACAATTATGATTGAAGAATATATCGATGGCCCCCAATATTTAGTCGAAACAATTATTCATAATGGTCAGCCACATTTAATTGCGGTTATTGAACAAGATATTACACAAGGCAAACGTTTTATCATTACAGGCTATACCGTGCTTGCTCATATCCCAGCGAAAATGCAGGAAGATTTGCAAAACATTGTCGAGTCAATCACAACTGCCTTTCAGTTAAAGAACGGTGCGATGCATTTGGAACTACGCCATACAAAAGCTGGTTGGAAGCTGATTGAAATTAACCCACGCATTTCAGGCGGTGCGATGAACCATATGCTACAAGCAGCCTTCGGTTTTAGTTTAGTACAGGAGACCTTAAAGCTTTTAATAGGTGAAAAGCCTAATATTGAGCCACTTCATCATCACTTCGTCTATACGAAATACTTAGTTGTTGAACGCAAAGGTGTACTAGAAAGAGTAACAGGTCGAAATAAAGCCAAAAGCAGCCCGGGTGTTGTCGACGTCTATATTAAGCCACGGAGAGGAACCGTTTTAATCCCACCACTTTCCATGGGGCATCGTTATGCCTATGTCATCGCAACAGGTCGTACTAAGCACGAAGCAAAAAGAAATGCCTATTCCGCCGCTAAAAAAATTCATTTCCATTTGAAAAGCATACAATAA
- a CDS encoding Mur ligase family protein encodes MKPIPVGAVVEIIGGELVKGSSDLLIEHGAYRLRQIKHKRTAFFTNTKIVNWQSLSTFFPLVIVTEWAYRLKEVPDGVTIVKVDDMTSAYWKFVEYYRSQFKIPIVAITGTAGKTTTKEMVKHILSSDYEVVATHLSNNSRTELLQNLLRISEMTNAAVFETAVGAPGDVLGAGRYFKPSIGVITNIGSHHLNYCKTQEGYIEAKAEMLQIVGKGTLIINADDINTKKINFHGFQGKIIRFGKSNADYLVSSITYTERGMRFILHHQQKQYVVKMPGHGEHQVYNALAALAVVHEIGMPLQKAITQLATFRKLNKQLQILRGINGSMLIDDTWSITTTSLDAALHVLNKLGHGKKKIAVIGTITDLGSWGYSIHKQAGEIIYKHGVDVLITIGEHASIMASKAQQLGLDADIYSFKNNVLARSLLKKIVDSNTVILIKGDMYSEAIHELAAQLRRGEEQA; translated from the coding sequence ATGAAGCCTATACCTGTTGGTGCTGTAGTAGAAATTATCGGTGGAGAACTTGTAAAAGGGTCATCTGATCTTTTAATTGAACATGGTGCATATCGTTTAAGGCAAATAAAGCATAAAAGGACAGCGTTTTTTACGAATACGAAAATTGTCAATTGGCAAAGCTTATCGACTTTTTTTCCGTTAGTTATTGTGACGGAATGGGCATATCGTTTAAAGGAAGTGCCTGATGGAGTAACGATTGTGAAAGTGGATGATATGACAAGTGCTTATTGGAAATTTGTTGAATATTATCGCAGTCAATTTAAAATTCCGATTGTTGCCATTACAGGAACGGCTGGAAAAACGACAACAAAGGAAATGGTGAAGCATATACTGTCAAGTGACTATGAGGTTGTAGCGACACATTTAAGCAATAATTCTCGTACAGAGCTGCTGCAAAATTTATTGCGTATCAGCGAAATGACAAATGCAGCGGTTTTTGAAACGGCGGTTGGTGCTCCGGGAGATGTGCTTGGTGCAGGGCGTTATTTTAAGCCATCTATCGGCGTAATTACAAATATAGGGTCGCATCATTTAAACTATTGTAAAACACAAGAAGGATATATCGAGGCAAAGGCTGAAATGCTGCAAATAGTAGGAAAAGGTACACTTATTATTAATGCGGATGATATAAATACAAAAAAAATCAACTTTCATGGTTTTCAAGGAAAAATCATTCGCTTTGGGAAAAGCAATGCAGATTATTTAGTAAGTAGCATTACGTATACAGAACGTGGAATGCGCTTTATTTTGCATCATCAACAAAAGCAATATGTTGTGAAAATGCCCGGCCACGGAGAGCATCAAGTGTATAACGCATTAGCTGCATTAGCTGTTGTACATGAAATCGGAATGCCTTTACAAAAGGCCATTACACAGCTTGCTACGTTTCGCAAATTAAATAAGCAGCTACAAATTTTGAGAGGGATTAACGGCTCTATGTTAATTGATGATACGTGGAGCATTACAACGACATCCCTTGATGCAGCTTTACATGTTTTAAATAAGCTAGGACATGGTAAAAAGAAAATTGCCGTGATTGGGACAATTACGGATTTAGGTTCATGGGGCTATAGCATTCACAAGCAAGCAGGTGAAATTATTTATAAGCATGGTGTTGACGTACTCATTACGATTGGTGAACATGCAAGCATTATGGCATCAAAGGCGCAGCAATTAGGTCTTGATGCGGATATTTATAGCTTTAAAAATAATGTGTTAGCACGCAGTCTTCTTAAAAAAATTGTTGACAGTAATACGGTGATTTTAATTAAAGGCGATATGTACAGCGAGGCAATACATGAATTAGCAGCACAATTACGTCGAGGGGAGGAGCAAGCTTGA
- a CDS encoding UDP-N-acetylmuramoyl-tripeptide--D-alanyl-D-alanine ligase: MSIKDLRALLNAQLIQGATNFSVKQALHYQQLDSIKRDALIFLRKNENVDWKRLAQHAPIVIVSDKAEEELRKAPIAITILQVKNMHRAFWQFVDYYRELFTIPVVALTGTCGKTTTKEMIRHILLEDWQVQATVSSINEPRQSLNYLTMVDRKTQAAVFELGLGNLGNIKHQCLIYKPTIGIITNIGVHHLDGCKSLQGYIQAKAEIVDGIQENGTLIMNADDENSKKISLTAFKGKIVTFSVKQNANYKASNIQYVAGGMRFSLLKEKERYECFVPGYGEHQVYNALAAFAATTEMGFPLRKAIAKLRTFKNMERHLQFSSGLAGSTIIDDTWTNNPTSIEAALKVLQAVGKEKKRVVILGDIKRLGKYERQYHREIGTLIAKQSIDTLITIGNSAKEIALQAKADGTTARVHSFTDVTGVMDLLKKILTKDAIVLIKGPMSSRSMIGFASELKGKN; this comes from the coding sequence GTGTCGATAAAAGACCTCCGAGCCTTGTTGAATGCCCAGTTAATACAAGGCGCTACCAACTTTTCAGTAAAGCAGGCCCTACACTATCAGCAGCTAGATAGTATAAAGCGTGATGCGCTCATCTTCCTTCGTAAAAATGAAAACGTCGACTGGAAGAGGCTAGCGCAGCACGCACCAATTGTGATTGTGTCTGATAAGGCAGAAGAGGAATTGCGAAAGGCTCCTATCGCCATTACGATATTGCAGGTGAAAAATATGCACCGCGCGTTTTGGCAATTTGTTGACTATTATCGCGAGCTCTTTACGATTCCAGTCGTTGCTTTAACAGGCACATGTGGCAAGACGACAACAAAGGAAATGATTCGTCATATTTTATTAGAGGATTGGCAAGTACAGGCGACAGTGAGCAGCATTAATGAGCCAAGGCAGTCGCTTAATTATTTAACGATGGTTGACCGAAAAACACAGGCGGCTGTTTTCGAGCTAGGGCTAGGAAATTTAGGGAATATTAAACATCAATGCTTAATTTACAAGCCGACAATTGGGATTATTACCAATATCGGTGTACATCATTTAGATGGCTGTAAAAGCTTGCAAGGCTATATTCAAGCAAAGGCAGAAATTGTAGACGGGATTCAGGAAAATGGAACATTAATAATGAATGCGGATGATGAAAATAGCAAAAAAATTTCTTTGACAGCTTTTAAAGGGAAAATTGTGACGTTTAGTGTCAAACAAAATGCAAACTATAAAGCAAGCAATATTCAATATGTTGCAGGAGGAATGCGCTTCTCCTTACTAAAGGAAAAAGAGCGCTACGAATGTTTTGTACCAGGCTACGGAGAGCATCAAGTGTACAATGCTTTAGCAGCATTTGCGGCAACAACTGAAATGGGCTTTCCATTGCGTAAAGCAATTGCTAAGCTTCGAACATTTAAAAACATGGAGCGTCACTTACAATTTTCTAGTGGCTTAGCAGGGAGCACAATTATTGACGATACATGGACGAATAATCCAACCTCAATTGAAGCAGCTTTAAAGGTGCTTCAAGCAGTAGGGAAGGAGAAAAAACGAGTTGTAATTTTAGGTGATATCAAACGATTAGGTAAGTATGAGCGCCAATATCATCGTGAAATAGGCACGCTCATTGCTAAGCAATCTATTGATACATTAATAACAATTGGAAACAGTGCCAAGGAAATAGCGCTACAGGCGAAGGCAGATGGTACGACAGCACGAGTGCATAGCTTTACAGATGTCACAGGGGTAATGGATTTACTGAAGAAAATTTTAACGAAAGATGCGATTGTTTTAATAAAAGGCCCGATGTCGAGCAGGTCAATGATTGGGTTTGCAAGTGAATTAAAGGGCAAGAACTAG
- a CDS encoding C40 family peptidase, whose protein sequence is MMKKQIFTAALALTISCSSIPLLPATFQTTEVAAATASVSQQAVNQKADQIIATGKSLIGKATYSNTQYKATAPYKFSCASFLMYIFEKNGVDLGTYNEDYMLQQGKAVAKSQLQKGDLVFFKSKKTGTDPDHVGIYIGNNKLLHMADSKQNIVITDMNSKPYYKDNYYAARRVLPSLMASNPASTGDKIVEKAFLHKNSAIIGSINAAAQKRFTAGGYVQYVLGQSGVKINTTVLSQQMKLGTTVSRNNLQKGDIVFFSSAKGSKNPTLVAVYAGEHRIIVPTKDGVITRVLLVDYYKDRFITAKRITK, encoded by the coding sequence ATGATGAAAAAACAAATATTCACAGCAGCATTAGCACTAACTATTAGCTGCAGCTCAATTCCATTATTACCTGCTACTTTTCAAACTACTGAAGTAGCGGCTGCCACTGCTAGCGTTAGTCAGCAAGCAGTCAATCAAAAGGCAGACCAAATTATCGCAACGGGGAAAAGCTTAATTGGCAAAGCAACATATAGCAACACACAATACAAAGCGACAGCACCTTATAAATTTTCTTGCGCCTCATTTTTAATGTATATTTTTGAGAAAAATGGCGTTGATTTAGGCACATATAACGAGGATTATATGCTTCAGCAAGGGAAAGCGGTGGCTAAAAGCCAATTGCAGAAAGGTGATTTAGTCTTTTTCAAAAGTAAAAAAACAGGAACAGACCCTGACCATGTAGGAATTTATATTGGCAATAACAAGTTACTACATATGGCAGATTCAAAACAGAATATTGTGATTACTGATATGAATAGCAAGCCATATTATAAAGATAATTATTATGCTGCCCGTCGTGTGCTGCCATCCTTAATGGCTTCAAACCCAGCATCAACAGGGGATAAAATTGTTGAAAAAGCCTTTCTTCATAAAAATAGTGCCATTATTGGCTCTATTAACGCAGCCGCGCAAAAACGCTTTACTGCTGGTGGCTATGTGCAATATGTATTAGGGCAAAGCGGTGTGAAAATTAATACAACTGTTTTATCACAGCAAATGAAGCTTGGAACGACTGTTTCACGCAACAATTTACAAAAAGGGGATATCGTCTTTTTCAGTAGTGCAAAGGGCTCTAAAAACCCAACACTCGTTGCCGTTTATGCAGGTGAGCATCGCATTATTGTGCCAACTAAAGATGGTGTCATTACGCGTGTCTTACTTGTGGATTACTACAAGGATCGTTTTATTACAGCAAAGCGCATTACAAAATAA